A genomic segment from Leptolyngbya boryana PCC 6306 encodes:
- the treZ gene encoding malto-oligosyltrehalose trehalohydrolase, whose translation MKVGAWYLGDDRCEFTVWCPRSKTVTLELSDRSVEMQRQDDGYWSTIVSGIKPGAEYRYRLQSGTFPDPASQFQPSGVHGASAVVDHRFEWQDSQWQGIKLEDFVIYELHVGAFTPEGTFEAIIPRLQTLKELGVSAIEIMPISQFPGDRNWGYDGTYPYAIQNSYGDANSLKKLVNACHQHGISVVLDVVYNHFGPEGAYINQFGDYFTETYKTPWGSAINFDNAYSHCVRSYFLENALYWLREFHIDALRLDAVQAIYDMGARHFLAELADRVEELSQQQNRKLYLIAESDLNDVKLIRSKSANGYGLDAQWSDDFHHALHALLTGTDIGYYQDFGTCEDLAKAYRNTFVYDWKYAPHRFRFHGAPALDCPMTQFVVCIQNHDQIGNQMHGERLSQLISFEGLKLAAGAVLLSPYIPLLFMGEEYGEEVPFTYFVSHSDPELIQAVRRGRKAEFAAFHLEGEPPDPEAPETFQVCKLQWERHQQGKHKVLWTFYQRLLKLRRSHPALVKRDRASVSACAEEDKKLVWLERQDVICVFNFNQSDQVFEFPVGQWRTVLNSADQEWMGAGSLAPEKGQEGESGTVRSQSFVVYERY comes from the coding sequence ATGAAAGTAGGCGCTTGGTACTTGGGCGACGATCGCTGTGAATTCACAGTTTGGTGTCCTCGATCGAAAACAGTAACTTTGGAGTTATCCGATCGATCTGTTGAAATGCAGCGACAAGATGATGGATATTGGAGCACGATCGTTTCGGGAATCAAGCCGGGTGCTGAATATCGCTATCGACTTCAGAGTGGAACCTTTCCTGACCCGGCTTCGCAATTTCAACCCTCTGGCGTGCATGGAGCATCGGCAGTTGTCGATCACCGTTTTGAGTGGCAGGATTCGCAATGGCAGGGAATCAAGCTCGAAGATTTTGTTATTTACGAGTTACATGTCGGCGCTTTTACACCAGAAGGAACCTTTGAGGCGATCATTCCACGATTGCAGACTTTGAAAGAATTGGGAGTGAGCGCGATCGAGATTATGCCGATCTCTCAATTTCCGGGCGATCGCAACTGGGGCTATGACGGCACTTATCCTTATGCTATTCAGAATTCGTATGGTGATGCGAACAGCTTAAAAAAGCTAGTCAATGCCTGTCATCAGCATGGGATTTCCGTCGTCCTCGATGTTGTTTATAACCACTTTGGTCCTGAAGGAGCTTACATTAATCAGTTTGGTGACTACTTTACGGAGACTTACAAAACACCTTGGGGAAGCGCAATCAACTTTGATAATGCTTACAGCCATTGTGTGCGGAGTTACTTCTTAGAGAATGCACTGTATTGGCTGAGAGAGTTTCATATTGATGCTTTGAGGCTTGATGCAGTCCAAGCTATCTATGATATGGGTGCGCGGCACTTTTTAGCAGAATTAGCTGATCGAGTTGAAGAACTTTCACAACAACAAAACCGCAAGCTATACCTGATCGCTGAGAGCGATTTGAATGATGTGAAGTTAATTCGATCGAAGAGTGCAAACGGGTATGGCTTAGATGCTCAGTGGAGCGATGATTTTCACCATGCATTACATGCATTACTCACGGGAACTGACATTGGTTACTATCAAGATTTTGGAACTTGCGAGGACTTAGCAAAAGCTTATCGCAACACGTTTGTATACGATTGGAAGTATGCACCTCATCGATTTCGGTTTCATGGTGCGCCTGCGCTGGATTGTCCGATGACACAATTTGTAGTCTGCATTCAGAACCATGATCAAATTGGGAATCAAATGCACGGAGAGCGATTGTCTCAGTTGATTTCGTTTGAAGGTTTGAAATTAGCTGCGGGGGCTGTGTTACTTTCGCCTTATATTCCACTGCTGTTTATGGGTGAGGAGTATGGTGAGGAAGTTCCGTTTACTTACTTTGTCAGCCATTCTGATCCTGAGCTAATTCAAGCGGTTCGACGTGGTAGAAAGGCTGAATTTGCGGCATTTCATCTTGAGGGTGAACCGCCTGATCCAGAAGCTCCCGAAACATTTCAAGTTTGTAAGTTGCAGTGGGAGCGACATCAGCAAGGCAAACACAAAGTTCTTTGGACGTTCTATCAAAGATTGTTGAAACTGCGGCGATCGCATCCTGCACTCGTAAAGCGCGATCGCGCTTCAGTTTCGGCTTGTGCTGAGGAGGATAAAAAGCTGGTTTGGCTAGAGCGGCAAGATGTGATTTGCGTTTTTAACTTCAATCAGAGCGACCAAGTGTTTGAGTTTCCAGTAGGACAATGGCGAACTGTGCTCAATTCAGCAGATCAAGAGTGGATGGGAGCAGGTTCGCTTGCACCAGAGAAGGGGCAAGAGGGAGAAAGCGGAACTGTGCGATCGCAAAGCTTTGTCGTGTATGAGCGGTACTAG
- a CDS encoding lipoate--protein ligase family protein, with protein MDKWRLIPCIEASGQVQMAIDTWLLEQHRTHHHPPTLRFYTWSPAAISLGYHQRQFPEFWKSLTWQGQAIELVRRPSGGRAVLHQGDLTYAVITSGLGSNRMQAYQAICEFLIQGWKQLGIELQYGEAGRGYIHNPNCFGTATGADLVTKNGVKLIGSAQLRRDNTILQHGSMRIKPDAKLFAQVFEQEIDVIDVEMTIETLINTLSKAAREHFNIDFVVQPLTDSEWSEILTT; from the coding sequence GTGGATAAATGGCGGCTCATTCCTTGCATCGAGGCTTCGGGACAAGTGCAAATGGCGATCGATACCTGGTTACTCGAACAACATCGAACGCACCATCATCCACCAACTCTACGCTTCTATACTTGGTCGCCTGCTGCGATTTCCTTAGGCTATCATCAGCGTCAATTTCCTGAATTTTGGAAGTCTTTAACTTGGCAAGGACAAGCGATCGAGCTAGTTCGTCGTCCTAGTGGAGGCAGAGCCGTTTTACATCAGGGAGATCTAACTTATGCCGTGATTACGTCTGGACTCGGCAGCAATCGAATGCAGGCATATCAAGCGATTTGTGAGTTTTTGATCCAAGGATGGAAGCAGCTAGGAATTGAACTCCAGTACGGCGAAGCAGGGCGCGGCTACATTCACAATCCAAATTGCTTTGGCACTGCGACTGGAGCCGATCTAGTAACTAAAAATGGCGTGAAATTGATTGGTAGCGCTCAACTGAGAAGAGATAACACGATCTTGCAGCATGGCTCAATGCGGATTAAACCGGATGCAAAATTGTTTGCTCAAGTGTTTGAACAAGAGATTGATGTGATTGATGTGGAAATGACGATCGAAACTCTGATAAATACGCTAAGTAAAGCTGCAAGAGAACACTTCAACATCGATTTTGTAGTGCAACCTCTTACCGATTCCGAATGGTCTGAGATCCTGACGACGTGA
- a CDS encoding metal ABC transporter solute-binding protein, Zn/Mn family codes for MRTSGRRQFNALLVSSLVATWLHGCGQSERPANQKPRVVSTSTILTDLATAIATEAIEVIGILKPGADPHTYEPVPADTAAMEKADLILYNGYNLEPGLIRLMKAAGANVKQVAIGEVVPPLQLEKEGQKVPDPHVWGDVQNVAKMAAAIRDALIPLAQNDRDKITQNADRLIADLNRLDTWIKQQVQTIPAQSRRLVTTHDAFQYYGKAYNLTIMGTLIGISTEEQPSAQTVQKLVQVIKSARVPAIFAETTINPALIQTVAQEAGVKLAPNQLYSDSIGARGSEGETYIKMMAANTTTIVEALGGKITPFKP; via the coding sequence ATGAGAACTTCCGGTCGGCGGCAGTTTAACGCCTTGTTGGTAAGCAGTCTTGTAGCAACGTGGCTACATGGGTGTGGTCAATCAGAACGTCCCGCAAATCAAAAACCGCGCGTCGTTTCGACGAGTACAATTTTGACGGATTTGGCAACAGCGATCGCAACTGAAGCGATTGAGGTCATCGGCATTCTCAAACCCGGAGCCGATCCCCATACGTATGAGCCTGTTCCGGCTGACACCGCAGCAATGGAGAAGGCGGACTTAATTCTCTACAACGGGTATAACTTAGAGCCGGGCCTAATTCGTTTGATGAAGGCGGCAGGTGCCAATGTCAAACAAGTTGCGATCGGGGAAGTTGTGCCGCCGTTGCAACTCGAAAAAGAAGGTCAGAAAGTTCCAGATCCCCATGTGTGGGGAGACGTTCAGAATGTGGCAAAAATGGCTGCTGCAATTCGAGATGCGTTGATTCCACTGGCGCAGAACGATCGAGACAAAATCACTCAAAATGCCGATCGCTTAATTGCTGATCTGAATCGATTAGATACTTGGATCAAGCAGCAGGTGCAAACCATTCCGGCGCAGAGTCGGCGGTTGGTGACGACGCATGATGCGTTTCAGTATTATGGCAAAGCTTACAACTTAACGATCATGGGCACTTTAATCGGCATCAGTACCGAAGAACAGCCGAGCGCGCAAACTGTGCAAAAACTGGTGCAGGTGATTAAGTCTGCTCGTGTTCCTGCCATTTTTGCAGAAACTACGATTAATCCTGCCTTGATTCAAACAGTGGCACAAGAAGCGGGCGTGAAACTGGCTCCAAACCAGTTGTATTCTGACTCAATTGGAGCGCGGGGTAGTGAGGGCGAGACTTATATCAAAATGATGGCAGCGAATACAACGACGATCGTTGAAGCACTGGGCGGGAAAATCACGCCGTTTAAACCATGA
- the leuB gene encoding 3-isopropylmalate dehydrogenase: MTQHYRITLLPGDGIGPEIMAVAVRVLKTISEKFDLSFEFQEALIGGAAIDATGEPLPAATLETCKKSDAVLLAAIGGYKWDTLPRHLRPETGLLGLRSGLHLFANLRPATILPQLIDASTLKREIVEGVDIMVVRELTGGIYFGQPRGIFTTETGEKRGVNTMAYTESEIDRIGRVAFETAQKRSKRLCSVDKANVLEVSQLWRDRMTALAIEYPDVELSHLYVDNAAMQLVRAPKQFDTIVTSNLFGDILSDAAAMLTGSIGMLPSASLGASAPGVYEPVHGSAPDIAGQDKANPLAQVLSAAMMLRYSFNQPDAATHIEQAVLKVLDQGYRTGDIMSEGNTLVGCQAIGDALVAAL; encoded by the coding sequence ATGACACAGCACTATCGCATCACGCTTCTACCCGGTGATGGCATCGGCCCTGAGATTATGGCAGTTGCCGTTCGGGTCTTAAAAACGATCTCTGAAAAATTTGATCTCAGCTTTGAGTTTCAAGAGGCACTGATTGGTGGAGCAGCGATCGATGCGACTGGAGAACCTTTACCCGCTGCAACTCTAGAAACTTGTAAGAAAAGTGATGCGGTTTTACTCGCTGCGATCGGGGGCTACAAGTGGGATACTTTACCCCGCCATTTACGCCCTGAAACTGGATTATTAGGATTACGATCGGGCTTACACCTTTTCGCAAATCTACGTCCTGCCACGATTTTGCCGCAATTGATTGATGCTTCTACTTTGAAGCGGGAAATCGTTGAAGGCGTTGACATTATGGTTGTGCGCGAATTAACGGGCGGAATTTACTTTGGTCAACCTAGAGGTATTTTCACAACGGAGACGGGTGAGAAACGAGGCGTGAATACGATGGCGTATACCGAATCGGAAATCGATCGCATTGGTCGAGTGGCGTTTGAAACGGCGCAAAAGCGATCGAAGCGGTTATGTTCAGTCGATAAAGCAAATGTCTTGGAAGTGTCGCAACTTTGGCGCGATCGCATGACTGCTCTAGCGATTGAATATCCCGATGTTGAACTGTCGCATTTGTATGTTGACAATGCTGCGATGCAGTTAGTTCGCGCGCCAAAGCAGTTTGATACGATTGTTACTAGCAATTTATTTGGCGATATTCTCTCTGATGCCGCAGCAATGCTGACGGGCAGTATCGGAATGTTGCCTTCTGCAAGTTTAGGAGCTTCAGCACCAGGGGTTTATGAGCCTGTGCATGGTTCTGCGCCTGACATTGCTGGACAGGATAAAGCGAACCCACTCGCTCAAGTTTTGAGTGCTGCAATGATGTTGCGCTATAGCTTTAATCAACCGGATGCGGCAACTCATATTGAGCAAGCTGTGCTGAAGGTGCTAGACCAAGGCTATCGGACTGGCGACATTATGTCTGAAGGAAATACGCTGGTGGGATGTCAGGCGATCGGGGATGCGCTGGTAGCTGCGCTGTAG
- the treY gene encoding malto-oligosyltrehalose synthase, whose product MRIPNSTYRIQFSSEFPFKSAEKIVGYLAKLGITELYASPIFKAKSGSTHGYDVVDPTQINPELGGQAAFDQLVSKLQSYQLGWLQDIVPNHMSYDANNLYLMDVLENGSDSDYVQYFDLAWNSPFGSSQEPILAPLLGDFYGSCLENGDIQIQYDQNGLTVNYYSLKIPLKLESYSTFIASNLGKLAKSLGRRHPDFVKLLAVLFVLRSLPSESGGKQRQDQSEFVKGMLWELYESNSEVKAFIDDNIRFFNGEAGNPRSVDLLDKLLSEQFFRLSYWKVGAEEINYRRFFTVNELISVKVEELKVFNETHNFLSQMVEQGKFTGLRIDHIDGLYNPKEYLDRLKEKNPEAYIVAEKILQPGEDIPKNWNIQGTSGYDYLNYLNSVFCDVENEKEFDKIYQMIQERSLDFEQVALEKKHLILDKNLAGDLDNLAALLKDISLKDRYGNDFTINGLKRAIAEVLTQFSIYRTYTTEAGVSESDRTYIQTAIETARENAPFSQKELDFLEKVLLLDYDNSLIQTDKDKWLYFAMRVQQYTGPLMAKGVEDTAFYVYNRLISLNEVGGDPGRFGISAAEFHQFNQYRQQHWHTAMNASSTHDTKRGEDIRARLNVLSEIPDEWQAQLQKWRDLNSEHKVRGKRGHMPSANDEYAFYQTILGAYPFQESEMPGFVDRIEQCAIKSIREAKVHTAWLRPNQPYEEACSNFVKAILNSDRFLTEFLPFQQKIAHYGLFNSLSQTLIKLTSPGIPDIYQGAELWDLSLVDPDNRRPVDFELRASFLDEIQASTDRLSLIQKLLATRQTGQIKQFLITQVLKLRNQYASTFLNGDYLPLEVTGKFKNHIIAFARKDSEKTIVTIAPRFFSHLIQVEQLPIAEIWEDTAISLPGTSWRDAIADIEHNGEAVFVKDILKYCSIALLHD is encoded by the coding sequence ATGCGAATTCCAAACTCAACTTATCGAATTCAATTTAGCTCAGAGTTTCCATTCAAATCGGCTGAGAAAATTGTTGGATACCTAGCAAAACTCGGCATTACTGAGCTATACGCCTCACCGATCTTCAAAGCAAAATCTGGTAGCACTCACGGATACGATGTCGTTGATCCAACCCAGATTAATCCTGAGCTAGGAGGACAAGCAGCCTTTGATCAATTAGTTTCAAAGCTTCAGTCTTACCAACTCGGATGGCTGCAAGATATCGTGCCGAATCATATGTCGTATGATGCTAACAATCTCTATTTGATGGATGTTTTAGAGAATGGCTCAGATTCAGATTACGTACAGTATTTTGATTTGGCTTGGAATTCGCCGTTTGGAAGTAGCCAAGAGCCAATCTTAGCGCCTTTGCTTGGAGATTTTTATGGGTCTTGTCTAGAAAATGGCGATATTCAAATTCAATACGATCAAAACGGTTTAACTGTAAATTACTACAGCTTAAAGATTCCGCTCAAGCTTGAATCCTATTCAACTTTTATAGCAAGCAACTTAGGGAAACTCGCAAAATCTCTAGGTCGAAGACATCCCGATTTTGTCAAACTTCTAGCTGTTCTGTTTGTATTGAGAAGTTTGCCATCTGAATCAGGCGGCAAGCAGCGACAAGACCAATCCGAATTTGTCAAAGGAATGCTTTGGGAGTTGTATGAAAGCAATTCAGAAGTCAAAGCTTTTATCGATGACAATATTCGATTCTTTAACGGAGAAGCTGGAAATCCTCGAAGCGTGGATCTCTTAGACAAACTACTTTCTGAACAGTTCTTCCGCTTGTCTTATTGGAAAGTTGGCGCAGAAGAGATTAACTACCGGAGATTCTTCACAGTCAACGAATTGATTTCTGTCAAAGTTGAAGAGCTAAAAGTCTTTAACGAGACGCATAATTTCCTCAGCCAGATGGTAGAACAGGGCAAATTTACAGGGTTAAGAATTGATCATATTGACGGATTATATAATCCCAAAGAGTATTTAGATCGCCTGAAAGAAAAGAATCCAGAAGCTTATATTGTCGCAGAGAAAATTTTGCAGCCTGGAGAAGATATCCCGAAGAATTGGAATATTCAAGGTACTTCAGGCTATGACTATTTGAACTATCTCAATAGCGTTTTCTGCGATGTTGAGAACGAGAAAGAATTTGACAAAATTTATCAGATGATTCAAGAGCGATCGCTTGATTTTGAGCAAGTCGCTCTTGAGAAGAAACATTTAATTCTCGATAAGAATCTAGCTGGAGATCTTGATAATTTAGCAGCACTTTTGAAAGATATTTCGCTCAAAGATCGCTATGGAAATGATTTCACAATTAACGGCTTAAAACGAGCGATCGCCGAAGTTCTCACTCAGTTTTCAATCTATCGAACTTATACAACCGAGGCAGGCGTATCCGAATCGGATCGCACGTATATTCAAACAGCGATCGAGACTGCGAGAGAAAACGCACCCTTCTCGCAAAAAGAGCTAGATTTCCTTGAAAAAGTACTACTACTTGACTATGACAACTCACTGATTCAAACCGACAAAGACAAATGGCTTTACTTTGCTATGCGTGTACAACAGTACACTGGGCCACTGATGGCGAAAGGTGTTGAAGACACAGCATTCTATGTCTACAATCGCTTAATTTCACTCAACGAAGTCGGAGGCGATCCAGGTCGCTTTGGCATTAGTGCAGCAGAATTCCATCAGTTCAATCAGTATCGCCAACAGCATTGGCATACTGCCATGAATGCAAGTTCGACCCATGATACGAAGCGAGGTGAAGACATTCGCGCCCGCCTCAATGTGCTATCCGAAATTCCGGATGAGTGGCAAGCTCAACTACAGAAATGGCGCGATCTGAATTCAGAGCATAAAGTGCGCGGCAAAAGAGGTCATATGCCTTCTGCAAATGACGAATATGCTTTCTATCAAACGATTTTAGGGGCATATCCATTTCAGGAAAGCGAGATGCCTGGATTTGTCGATCGCATCGAACAATGTGCAATCAAATCGATTCGAGAAGCAAAAGTCCATACTGCTTGGCTACGACCGAATCAACCTTACGAAGAAGCTTGCTCAAATTTTGTCAAAGCTATTTTGAACAGCGATCGCTTTCTCACAGAGTTTCTGCCCTTCCAACAAAAAATCGCGCACTACGGACTGTTTAATTCACTGTCTCAAACCTTGATTAAGCTGACTTCACCAGGGATTCCCGATATTTATCAAGGAGCTGAACTGTGGGATTTAAGTTTAGTCGATCCAGACAATCGTCGCCCGGTTGACTTTGAGCTACGCGCATCTTTTCTCGATGAGATTCAAGCCTCGACCGATCGTTTGTCTCTGATTCAGAAACTACTCGCAACCCGTCAAACTGGACAAATCAAGCAGTTTCTCATTACCCAAGTTCTCAAACTTCGGAATCAGTATGCTTCGACTTTTCTCAACGGCGATTACCTTCCCCTTGAGGTAACTGGCAAATTCAAAAATCACATTATTGCATTTGCCAGAAAAGATTCAGAAAAAACGATCGTCACCATTGCTCCTCGATTCTTCAGTCACTTGATTCAAGTCGAACAACTCCCGATCGCGGAAATTTGGGAAGATACTGCGATCTCACTTCCGGGAACAAGTTGGCGAGATGCGATCGCCGATATCGAACATAATGGAGAAGCTGTATTCGTCAAAGATATCTTGAAGTATTGCTCGATCGCATTACTACATGATTAG
- a CDS encoding ATP-binding protein — translation MNRPHPSLQNVLILALIAHILSVVGLISYFSFRNSQASVQELAKQVVQERSDRIADYLTTYTAAPPLATQLNANAIQNGTLKLDRLSTWNRYLFQQSNLFQNLAYLYFGSAQGEYSELRRYGDRQFRYGYSDRQQRLKSFELDAQGNPQKVVLKRLYDPRIRPWYQLAQSGTTGWTEIYAFDDTPPMLGISFVRPVYEAQQFRGALGADFLLAGIHEFLSSIQPNSQSRILIMERNSKLIATSSNELLFDSERRRIDSITVQDPLIRRTAEMLRQRYGQQIKSHAPQLLTLQFDHDLHYVYLAPFSDQYGLDWLIVIMVPQSSFLGQVEANQRMMLWLCLAALATAIVTSILTARWLSRPVQQLSEASQNIAKGEFDQIVKIRGAREFVGLARSFNLMSQEIQRSQSQLEEYAHTLEEKVRARTHQLEQEVEERQKINAELRAVFAAMDQLIFIFDRDGRHLKVPAKRAQQIFYKPIESRIGRTLHEVFPQDIADHFLQHIHQALDTQKTVDIEYTLEIEGEVVWSDASISPIDHQTVIWISRNVTDRKRAEQQLQQSHDELKQTLDELRSTQAKLIESEKLAALGQLVAGVAHEMNTPLSAIQSSIETLSGFMQTELEALPTFLQQLSVQRQQDFFSLLDHAAETAPTFARLSSREKRQLKRALSQQLESYQIKPADIIADTLIDIGVYDRIELFIVLLQERDRDAILNAAYQFMIAKRSLQTLAIASNQAATAVRALKTYARQNADSQPILVNVIDSIETALTLYRNQLKRGVEVVRYYEEVTLIQAYADELNQVWMNLIHNGIQAMNYQGTLTIRVTSISNGIQVAVTDTGAGIPLEIHDRIFSPFFTTRPIGEGNGLGLSIVQQLIEKHSGTISFDSVPGCTTFTVCLRQSLPRTLT, via the coding sequence ATGAACCGTCCTCATCCTTCACTCCAGAATGTCTTAATTCTTGCGTTGATTGCTCACATTCTGAGTGTTGTAGGGTTAATTAGCTATTTCTCGTTTCGCAACAGCCAAGCCTCTGTCCAGGAACTCGCAAAGCAGGTCGTTCAGGAAAGAAGCGATCGCATTGCTGACTATCTAACAACTTATACAGCAGCACCACCGCTTGCGACTCAACTCAATGCGAATGCCATTCAGAATGGAACTCTGAAGCTCGATCGCCTCTCCACTTGGAATCGTTATCTCTTTCAGCAAAGTAACCTGTTCCAAAACCTCGCCTACCTCTATTTTGGGTCAGCCCAAGGCGAGTACAGCGAACTTCGACGATATGGCGATCGTCAATTTCGATATGGCTATAGCGATCGCCAACAACGGTTAAAATCATTTGAACTCGATGCCCAAGGCAATCCGCAAAAAGTTGTGCTAAAGCGGCTCTATGATCCGCGAATTCGTCCCTGGTATCAACTCGCGCAGAGCGGTACAACAGGCTGGACAGAGATCTATGCCTTTGATGATACCCCACCCATGCTCGGCATTAGTTTTGTACGTCCCGTCTATGAGGCTCAGCAATTTCGAGGCGCGCTAGGAGCCGATTTTTTGCTAGCTGGCATTCATGAATTTTTGAGCAGCATTCAACCGAATTCACAGAGCCGAATTCTGATTATGGAGCGGAACAGCAAGCTGATTGCTACGTCTTCAAACGAGCTACTTTTCGACTCAGAACGCCGACGAATCGATTCGATCACAGTACAAGATCCTCTGATCCGCAGGACTGCCGAAATGCTACGCCAGCGCTATGGGCAGCAGATTAAGAGTCACGCTCCGCAGCTTCTAACGCTGCAATTCGACCATGATCTGCATTACGTTTATCTCGCTCCTTTTTCGGATCAGTACGGTTTGGATTGGTTGATTGTGATCATGGTTCCACAATCGAGTTTTTTGGGGCAAGTGGAGGCGAATCAGCGGATGATGCTCTGGCTTTGCCTAGCTGCGTTAGCCACTGCGATCGTGACGAGCATTCTCACCGCACGATGGCTTTCTCGTCCAGTGCAGCAGTTAAGCGAAGCAAGCCAGAACATTGCCAAAGGAGAGTTTGATCAAATTGTTAAAATCCGAGGTGCTCGAGAGTTCGTCGGACTTGCGCGATCGTTTAATTTGATGAGCCAAGAGATTCAACGATCGCAATCCCAACTTGAAGAGTATGCGCACACTTTGGAAGAGAAAGTTCGAGCGCGGACGCACCAACTGGAACAAGAAGTCGAAGAACGCCAGAAAATTAATGCAGAATTACGAGCCGTCTTTGCAGCAATGGATCAGCTAATTTTTATCTTCGATCGCGATGGACGACATCTCAAAGTTCCAGCAAAACGCGCACAGCAGATTTTCTATAAACCAATCGAATCACGGATTGGACGAACGCTTCATGAAGTCTTTCCCCAGGACATTGCCGATCACTTTCTCCAGCACATTCATCAGGCGCTCGATACTCAGAAAACTGTCGATATTGAATACACGCTAGAGATCGAGGGTGAAGTAGTTTGGTCTGATGCGAGCATTTCTCCGATTGATCATCAGACCGTGATTTGGATATCGAGAAATGTTACTGATCGCAAGCGTGCTGAGCAACAACTCCAACAAAGCCATGACGAACTTAAACAAACCTTAGATGAATTGCGATCGACACAAGCAAAGCTGATTGAATCTGAAAAGCTTGCTGCTTTGGGACAATTAGTGGCTGGAGTTGCACATGAAATGAACACGCCATTGAGTGCGATCCAATCTTCAATTGAGACACTTTCGGGCTTTATGCAAACTGAGTTAGAAGCATTGCCCACATTTTTACAGCAGCTTTCAGTACAACGTCAGCAAGACTTTTTTAGTTTGCTTGACCACGCTGCTGAAACGGCTCCAACATTTGCTCGCTTATCCAGTCGCGAGAAGCGTCAGCTAAAACGTGCCCTGAGCCAACAACTTGAGAGCTATCAAATTAAACCAGCAGATATCATTGCAGATACGTTAATCGATATTGGAGTGTACGATCGCATTGAATTGTTCATTGTTCTTTTGCAAGAGCGCGATCGCGATGCGATTCTAAATGCTGCTTATCAATTTATGATCGCGAAGCGCAGCTTACAGACACTTGCGATCGCATCAAATCAAGCTGCAACTGCTGTTCGCGCGCTGAAAACCTATGCGCGACAGAACGCAGATAGCCAGCCTATTCTTGTTAACGTCATTGATAGCATCGAAACTGCATTAACGCTCTACCGCAATCAACTCAAGCGAGGCGTAGAAGTTGTCCGATACTATGAAGAAGTTACTTTAATCCAAGCTTATGCGGATGAATTGAATCAGGTCTGGATGAATCTGATCCACAATGGCATTCAAGCGATGAATTATCAAGGCACATTAACGATCAGAGTCACTTCTATCTCGAATGGGATTCAAGTTGCCGTAACCGATACGGGAGCGGGCATTCCCCTAGAAATTCACGATCGTATCTTCTCGCCATTCTTTACCACAAGACCCATCGGAGAAGGAAATGGCTTAGGGTTATCGATCGTGCAGCAATTGATCGAAAAACACTCTGGAACTATTTCATTTGATAGTGTTCCAGGTTGTACAACGTTTACAGTCTGCTTGCGACAATCTCTTCCTCGCACTCTGACTTGA